TGTTTCTTGCAGGTCGTAGAACCGGAACCCGTCAACCAGGTCCTGCTCGGCTTCATCCAAAATCCGGATGTTCATCGGGTTTGCTCGCGAATCCGATGCTTGGCGTCCGCCCAATCTCCAAATTGGGATGCCCCCTCACGCACCCGATTCTCCCGAGCTTGGAGAACGTCGGCGTGCCAAGCTGGAGATGGAACCTCGTCCGGTGTGCGCTGCAGATTGCTCCAGATATCCTCCAGCGCTCTCAATTTGTCCGCGGTTGTCATTTTGTCTAATGGAATCGTCAGTTGCATCGTTCATTCCTCCATTCGCCAAAATATTATCCCATTGCCCTTTGGTGGGCAATCGATGTTCTTTCTTCCGCCACGAATGCCGAACTCAGTGACGCGCCAATTTGTTTACCCACGTTTCCCCGGTCTGATCTGCTCTTCCTCCATCAGTGCTTCGTCTGTGCCGGCCTGAGTTCCCTTGATCTTGCTGGATGTCTGCGTCTCCTTGAGCACATGCATCTGGAAAGCTGAGCTACTATTGTCTGTTTGGCTTGGGATGGTTAAAATTTTGCTCCATCGTCGTGCCGGAACAAGTCTACTGGAAAAATACTCGCGGGTGAAATCAATGATGCGTCCACGCGTCATCGGCTTGCGGTAGTTTCATCCGCGGGCTTGAAAAGGACGTAGTAGGCCACCGGGATAAGGATCAGGGTAAAGGCCGTGGAGGCGATCAGGCCGAAGATCAGGGCCCAGGCCAGGCCGGAGAAGACCGGGTCCAGGGTGATGGGCCAGACGCCCAAGGCCGTGGTCAGGGCCGTAAGCACGATGGGTTGCAGACGGATGGCGCCGCTCTGCAGAACGGCATCACGGAATTCCTGGCCCCGGGCCACGGCGGCGCGGATGAAATCGATGAGCACCAGGGAGTTGCGGATTACGATACCGCCCAGGGCGATCATTCCGATCATGGCCGTGGCCGTGAAAAAAACCGGGTCGGCAAATCCCTGCACCTCACGTCCGGTGAGCAGGTTCAGCAGCCAGAAACCGGGCATGATGCCCATCAGCGTCAGCGGGATGGCGGTCATGATCAAAAGCGGCAAGGCCAGGGAGCCGGTCTGGACCACCAGCAGGAGATATATGCCGACCATGGCCGCGCCAAACGCCAGCCCCAGATCCCGGAACACGTCCACGGTAATTTTCCACTCTCCCTCTCCGTTCCAAACCGCGCTCAACCCCTGAGGCAAGGGCGACGCGCGCAGTTTGGCCTGCAGGTCCAGCACGGCTTCGGCCGGGGGCAGACCCACGGTTTCCGCGGTCACGTACACCACCTGCCGCAGATTCTTGTGCAGAATCGGCTGTTCTTCCATCTCCCAAAAAAACGTTCCCAGTTCGCCCAGTGGCAGCATTACGCCGTCGGCCCCGCGTACGTAGAGAGCCTCCAAATCCGCGACGGATGAGCGCAGCTCACGGGGCATGATCACCCGTACCGGAAGGGTCTGGCGCTCATGGGGTGAATGGATCGCGGCCACGGATGCACCGCCCACGGCCAGGTGCAGGGCGTGCAGCAATTCCCGGGCGCTGATCCCGTGCAGAGCGGCCTTTTCCCGGTCCGGAACAAAGGTCAGCCTCTGGCGCGGGGCTGTCCGGCTGTCGTCCACATCCACCACGAATTCCATTTCTTCCATCAATTCCCGGACCTGGACCGCTCCGGCAAACAGTTGCTCGTAGGACTGTTCAGGTTTGCCGTAAATTTCCGCAACCAATGTAGCCATGACCGGCGGGCCGGGAGGAATTTCCACGATCTTCAGGCTGGCCGACCAGTGCCGGGCAATGTCTTCCAGACCGCGACGCACGGCCAGGACGATCTCGTGACTTTGCGTGTCGCGTTCGCTCTTGGGCGTCAGGTTGACCCGGATATCGCCCAGATGCCCGCCTTCACGGCTGTAATACCGACGGACCATGCCGTTGAAATCCATGGGCGAAGCCGTGCCGACAAACGTCAAAATGCTGGTGGCCTCGGGCAGTTCGGCCAAATAGACCGCCATATCCCGTAGCACGGCGTCCGTGGTTTCCAGCGGCGTGCCTTCGGGCATGTCCACGACCACCTGGAATTCGTTGCGATTGTCGAAGGGCAGAATTTTTAACGGCACCATGCGCAGCAGGGCCAGAGAGACAGCGATGGCCAAAAGTGCGAGAACCAGGAAAATCAAGGTCATGCGCAGGGCACGGGAATCCAGGAACGGCCCGACCACCTTCCGATAGGACCGCAATATCCATTCCGGCACTCCGGTTGCGGATGATCCGGTTTCGGATTGCCGTTGTCGGCCCGCCTCCGCTCTGGCCCGTCCGCGCAAAAGCATGTTGCACAGCCAGGGCACGATGGTCAGGGCGCAGATTGTGGAGAAGATGACCGTCAGAGGGACATTGGCGGCCATGGGCTCCATGTAGGGCCCCATCATGCCGGTGATGAAAAACAGCGGCACGAAGCAGGCGATGATGGCCAGGGTGGACATCAACACCGGCACGAAGACTTCGGAAACCGCGGCCATGGTGGCCCAGGACGGACTGGGATGGCCCAGCCGCATGTGCCGTTTGATGTTGTCCACATTGGTGATGGGATCGTCCACCACCAGCCCCAGGGAGAGAATCAGGGCAAAAAGCGTGACCCGATTAATGGTATAACCCAGCAGATAACTGCTGAACAAAGCCAGGGAAAAACTCACCGGAATGGCCACGGCCACCACCAGGGCGGCCCGCGGCCCCAAGGTCAGGGCCAGTACGATCACCACCGTGGTCACGGCGAAAAACAGCGACCATAGCAGTTCGTCAACCTTGTTCTGGGCTGTCCGGCCGTAATCCCGCGTGACTTCCAGGTGCACGTCCTCGGGCAGCAGCAAAGCCTGATATTCTTCGGCCGCGGCCAGCAGGTCACGGGTCACCGAGACGGCATTGGCTCCGCGCTGCTTGGCCAGAGCCAGGGTCACGGCGGCCATCTCGCCATACCCTCCTTCGGCGGGCGGAACCGGCAGTCCTATGGTTCGGGCATATTCATGGCCAAAGGCGATCCGGGTGTACGTGGACGGTTCGCTGGGACCGTCGGCAACGGTTGCCACATCCTGCAAATATACAGGACGCCCCTGATGTACGCCCACGACCACCCGAGCCACATCCGCGGCCGAGGTGAACTGAGCATTGCCCAGAAGGTTGATCTCCTTGTTCCCCTGGAGCAGGCTGCCGGCGCTCAGAGCCGTGTCCGCCGCGGCCAAAGCGCGTTCCAGATCCGCGAAGGAGACGCCTCGGCCGGCCATACGCAAAGGATCCGCCTCCACCCGGATTTCCCGGTGACGGCCCCCGAAGATCTCGGTTCGGGATACGTCGGGAATCTCGGACAGCCGGGCCAGAAATTCCTCGCCGATGCGGCGGAGGGCAAAATCGGATTGCGTCGGGGAATAAAGGGTCAGGGTCAGAACCGGCACATCATCAATTTCCACTGGCTTGACCAACCAACCCGTGACCAGGGGCGGAACCTGGTCCTCGTGCATCATGATCTGGTTGTGCAGTTTGACCAGGGATCGCTCCCGGTCCTCGCCCACGAAAAAACGCACTGTAACCACGGCCTGATCACGCCGGGAAACCGAATAGACGTACTCCACGCCGTCGATCTGCCAGAGCAGCTTTTCCAGAGGCGTGGCCACCAGTTTTTCCACTTCCGCAGGCCCGGCTCCCGGAGCCTGGACGATCACATCGGCCATGGGCACGATGATCTGTGGTTCCTCTTCCCGGGGCGTAATCAGAAGGGCCGCAACGCCCAGGGTCAGGGCCAGAGCCAAAAAGACCCCGGCCAGATGCGAGGACAGAAAGGGCGCCACCAGGGCGGCGGCGATCCCGGAAGGACGCTGGGCTGAAGACTCGGTCATTGGCGTTGTATAGGATGCAGCCAGACGGTTTCGCCGCCTTCCAGGCCGGACAGGACCTCGATCATGTCGCCCCAGGGCCGGCCCAGACGCAGGTGGCGCAGGGAGTAAACGCCCCCTTCATGAACCACGGCGGCCATTTCCAGTTGCCCCACGCGCAAAATTGCCTCCCTGGGGATCAGGATGGTTTGTTTATCCGACAAGGGGATTTGCACCCGGCCGAACATGCCGGGCTGGATCCGGGCGACTGTTTCCGGCGGCGCCCGCTCCAGGGACAGTTTGACCAGAAACGTCCGCGAATCCGCGGTGGCAGAAGGCTCGAGCTCAGCCACAACGGTTTCGAATTCCCGGTCAATCACATCCACCCGCGCCGTGAGTACCGAGCCGGTGGCCATCGACTCGTGGAAGCGTTCAGGTACCTGAACTTCCAGATGCATTTGCCGACTGAGCAGCAAGAACAAGGTCTGTCCGGGGCGAACCACGTCCCCTGGTTCCACGTTCCGCTGGGCAATGGTTCCATCCTGGGATGCGTTGATCCGGGTATGCCCCAGAGCCACGAGGAGTTCTTCCACAAGTTGGCCGGCCCGGCGGAGCTGGGCGCGCAGTCCGGACAGGGCCTGTTCCGCTTGTCCTGCCTCGGCCCTGGCTTGCAGGAATCGTGTCCTGGAATGATCCAATTCGCTGGTCGCGGAAGCACCTTTGTCATGCAGGGCGCTGATTCGCTCATATTCCGCGCTGGCCAGGTCAAGTCCGGCCCGGGCTGCTTCCAGCGCCATTTCTGCCTCCTCCATGGCGGATTCCAGGGCTTCGGTTTCATGACGACCCTGGGCCAGCCGAGCCCGCAGCTCGCGATCGTCCAGGGTCAGCAGCAGTTCACCCCGACGAACCTCCTGGCCGGAACGGACCAGCACCTCCATGGCCATGGCCTGAATCTGAGCACTGATGGTCATTTCGCCCACCGGACGGATCACGCCCACGGCTTCCACCCATGCCGGAGTCGGGACCCGCGAAATCAAAACCGTTTGCGCTCCTTCCGGCAAGGCTGTTCGTCGAGGTGCCGTTTGGGACGGGGCCAGATCCTGACCGTTGCCCCTAAAAAGCCATAACCCGGCCAGGACCACGACAGCCGGCAAAAGAACCAGCATCACGAGGCGAAAGTTTTTTTTGGATATTTGATTGATCATGATTTTTTCAAGTGCTCCATGAAAGGCAATCATAACAATTCGGTGCAATTTGCAATGACAACGTGGTCAGGCAACCGCTTTGACGTCACTGCTTAGAACTCCGGGCAATTGAACAACCATGGGAGGGCTTCACTGAAACGTACATATCGGACTCGACGTTCACAAGATGAAAATTGCCTTTTGTGTCAAAAAGTGCCGGGAGATTCACAAGGATAGTTCTGCATTGACCCTGGCAATGCTATCGTTTATTTACGATAAACGATTTAGGACTTCCCGACATGACAAACGACCAGACACTCGCTCAATGTTGCAAGGCCCTGGGCCATCCGGCTCGTGTAGCCATCCTGCGCCATTTGCTGAAAGTGAATCGATGTGTTTGCGGGAATCTTGTCGACCTCCTGCCTTTGGCTCAATCCACGGTCAGCCAACACTTGAAAAAACTCAAGGAGGCCGGTCTGATCCGCGGCGAGATCGAGGGACCGCGCATCTGCTATTGTGTGGACAGAGCCCGTGTGGCCCAGCTCATGAGCCTGATCACCGAACTGGAAGCGTCATGAACCCACTACAGCCTTTTCCCGTGGCCCCATCCTGTACCGACACTTCGAATCCGAACCGTCCCGATGTTGCCGAACCAGGAACTGACTCAGGCGCCGCCGCCTGCTGAGGTCCGCCTCCGGCCCCTGGTGCAGGGGCCGACGACCTGCCCGGCTATCGCATCGAGTCCTATGTGGACGGATTCATCCCCACACCGTCGGGGCGAGTTCCCCGCGTCAGATCCAGTCCCACGTTTCGGGATCGCCTGGGCGACTGCCGTGCCCGCCTGGGCCTTTGCCGCAACACCTACACCGTCAATCCCGGTCTGTATGCTGTAGGCACTCCCACTCCGGACACTCCGGTGGTGGTGACGGCAAACTACAAGCTGACCTTCGACACGGTCCGCCAAGCTCTGAGCGGTCGCGACGCCTGGCTGCTGGTGGTCGACACCCGGGGCATCAATGTCTGGTGTGCAGGCGGAAAGGGATCGTTTTGCGCCGAAGCCGTCACCCTGCAGGTCCGCAAGGCCGGTCTGGACCATGTCGTGTCCCATCGCCGTCTGATCCTGCCCCAACTGGCCGCCAACGGAGTCCGGCCCTCCGGGACGTTCGCAAGGCCACGGGCTTCGAGGCCGTGCTGGGTCCGGTCCGGGCCGAGGACCTGCCCCGCTTCCTGGATCACGGCGCGGACGAGGCCATGCGGGAAGTCACCTTTTCCCTCGTGGAACGGCTTGCAGTGATTCCCGTGGAACTGGTTTTGGGATGGAAGATGCTGTCGACGGTCCTGACCATCGCCGCGGTGCTGAGCCTGATCGGGCCGGACCTTTCCCGACAGGCAATCGCTCAGCGCTGGACCGTGGCCGGCACGGCCACCCTGTTTGGTCTGATCAGCGGAACAGTTGCGTTTCCATTGCTGCTCCCCCTATTTCCCACCCGCCTCTTTTCCCTGGCCGGAGCCGGCCTGGGACTCTTTCCCGCCCTCACCCTGCCGGTACTTTTTCCGGTTTTATCCTGGCTCACCCTGGTCGGGGCAGGGCTATGGACCATGACCCTCTCCGCCTGGCTGGCGCTGAACTTCACCGGCTCCACGCCATATACCTCGCCGTCCGGCGTGGAAAAGGAAATGCGGGCGGTCATCCCCATCCTCGCCGGCTCGACGGCGTTGTCCATGGTCTGCTTTGTCTGGGGCAACCTGCAGTAAGGACGCACCTGATGAAACGATACCGACATCTTCAAAACGTGGCCACCTTGCTGTATAATGAGGATAAATGCGTTGGTTGCGGCCTCTGCGCCACGGTCTGCCCGCACCGAATATTTGTCCTGTGCAACGGCAAGGCCGCCGTCATGGACCGCGAGGCCTGCATGGAATGCGGAGCCTGCGCCCTGAACTGCCCCACCGAGGCCATCACCGTGACCCCCGGTGTGGGCTGCGCCAGTTACATCATCCAGACGTGGCTTCCCAGGAAGCGCAGTAAGGGTTGTTGATCTCGTCGGCAACCCTGCAAAATTCATTAAAAAAGGTCCGACGGATGAAAATATCTCAACCAACCACCCCATTAAAGGTCGATGTGGCCCTTTTGACCGAACGCCGCTACGCCGGGAACTATACGACCCAAGACGACTGGTACCTGGGCAACATCCTTCGGGACGACGAGTTGCTTCAAGATGCCCTCGCCCGGATCGGGTTGTCCTCCATCCGGGTGGACTGGTCCCGGACGGATGTCGATTGGTCGCTGTTCCGATGCGCCGTCTTCCGGACCACCTGGGACTACTTCGACCGGATCACGGAATTTTGCACTTGGCTGCGCCGCGTCCAGTCTCAGACCCGGCTGTGCAACACACCTGAAATCATCTGGTGGAATCTGGACAAACACTATCTTGTTGACTTGGCGTCCCGTAACGTCCCCGTTGTTCCGTTCCGGCTTCTAGAACCAGGTGCCGCCCCGAGCCTGCGCGAGGTCCTTGATGCGGCCGGATGGGACGAAGCGGTCCTCAAACCATGCATATCCGGCGGCGCCCGCCACACCTACCGGCTCAATCGCGAAACCGCCGACACCGTACAGACCCTCGTTCAACCGCACCTCGACGCCGAGACCTTCTTGCTTCAACCATTCATCAAGGACATCATCCACACCGGCGAGGATACAGTGATGGTCATCAATGGCCGGGTAACCCATGCGGTCCGGAAGGTTCCGAAAGCAGGCGATTTCCGCGTGCAGGACGATTACGGCGGAACGGTCCACCTCCTTGATCCGTCCCCGGAGCACATTGAACTGGCCGAGCGGGCCATGGCCGCCTGCAACCCGTACCCAAGCTACGGTCGCGTGGACATGGTCCGGTGCGAAGACGGACGGCTGGCGGTCATGGAGTTGGAACTCATCGAACCGGAGCTCTGGTTGCGTCACCACCCGCAGGCCGCGGACAATTTCGCCCTAGCCATCGCTCAGCACCTTGCCGATCCGGATGCCAGGCGGCGATAAACCGATAAACACCAGGAGAGTTCACCGGCATGCAAATCCGCTCCGCTTCAGACCACCGGCTTTTCCAACTTGAGTGCGCCTCTCGGAATGGAGCGGAGACTGGCTATCAGTTCCTGGAACGATAGGAGAGCAAATGCCTTCGGTTTTTGTCGAGGTTTCGGAAATGGCCATCACGGCTGGCCGTAAGTACGTTGTATGCATGCAGCAACTTTGCATTATCTGGGGTGGTTCAGACGTATATATGCCCTGGCTCACCTCATGAGTCCTTTCTTTGCCTTGTCAGTCGTTAGACTTCCCTTTGTCGATGGCCTCGGCAGCTTCTTGTTCATCGCCGGCGTCCGGCCGGGGTTCTTCATGTGCCACGGAAGCGGCGGGATCGTAGTCGAGAACCACGAAGAAGGGAAAGTGGTCGGATCCGATGTCGGGAAGGCGACGTAGCTCGACGAGACGGAAATGCTCGGATGCGAAAACGTGATCCAGCGGAAAGCGCAGGAGGCGGCTTCTGGCGTCAAAGGTGTTGAATAAGCCTCGGCCCACCCGTGGGTCGAGCAATCCCCCGATCCGCTGAAAAAGATGCGTGGTGTGCGACCAGGCCACGTCGTTGAAATCGCCGGCGACGATGACCGGCACGTCCCCAAGTTTCTTTACCTCTTTGGCAACCAACAGCAACTCGGCATCCCGCATATCAGAGTCTTCGCGTTCGCCGTCTTCCCCTTCGTCGTGACGTTTGAGACCGGGAGGGCGTGGATGAACGCCATAGAGGGTTACGAGCGTTCCCGAACGGAGCCGGACCTGGGAGCGAAGCGACGGAATTTCCGGCTCAATCAAAAACCGGATCTCCGGATCCACCAGCTCCAGTCGGGAATACAGCAGCTTTCCGTAATGATTCTCCTGCGGCTGGCGTATCGTGTATGGATAGTCGTCTTCCAGGCCGTCGAGCTGTTCAAGCCACCACTGGGTCGGTTCGCTGAGCAGGATAAGGTCGGGATCGGTTTTGCGTATGAGGTCGCGCAGCGCTCCCACTTCACGATTGTCGTAGAGCACGTTGTAGACCAGGAGCGATATGCGGTTGGAATCGTCTTCGGCGCGGCTGTCCGACATTTGCGTGGGATAAAGCGCCGTGTAGGGCGCGATGGAAATGAGCTGCCAGACCAGCGCAAGTCCGACCACCGCGGCAAGCGCATGTTCCCATGGCCGCAATCGTCCGAAATAACGCAGTGCCGCATAGCCTGCCAGCGTCAGCCCTATCAGCACGGCAATCTGTATCCGCGGAAAATCGAAGATACGTATCCACCAAGCGTCGCTACGGAGGAGAGGGACCGCGGTGCCGAAGACCAACGCCAACGAAAGCAGGCCCAGGGCGACGCGGCAGAAGAAATGGAGAGCTTTCCCTTCGGGTATTATTGACATGATGCAAAAGAGGAATGCGAC
This DNA window, taken from Desulfonatronum thiosulfatophilum, encodes the following:
- a CDS encoding addiction module protein → MQLTIPLDKMTTADKLRALEDIWSNLQRTPDEVPSPAWHADVLQARENRVREGASQFGDWADAKHRIREQTR
- a CDS encoding Fic/DOC family N-terminal domain-containing protein, with product MTRGRIIDFTREYFSSRLVPARRWSKILTIPSQTDNSSSAFQMHVLKETQTSSKIKGTQAGTDEALMEEEQIRPGKRG
- a CDS encoding efflux RND transporter permease subunit, with translation MTESSAQRPSGIAAALVAPFLSSHLAGVFLALALTLGVAALLITPREEEPQIIVPMADVIVQAPGAGPAEVEKLVATPLEKLLWQIDGVEYVYSVSRRDQAVVTVRFFVGEDRERSLVKLHNQIMMHEDQVPPLVTGWLVKPVEIDDVPVLTLTLYSPTQSDFALRRIGEEFLARLSEIPDVSRTEIFGGRHREIRVEADPLRMAGRGVSFADLERALAAADTALSAGSLLQGNKEINLLGNAQFTSAADVARVVVGVHQGRPVYLQDVATVADGPSEPSTYTRIAFGHEYARTIGLPVPPAEGGYGEMAAVTLALAKQRGANAVSVTRDLLAAAEEYQALLLPEDVHLEVTRDYGRTAQNKVDELLWSLFFAVTTVVIVLALTLGPRAALVVAVAIPVSFSLALFSSYLLGYTINRVTLFALILSLGLVVDDPITNVDNIKRHMRLGHPSPSWATMAAVSEVFVPVLMSTLAIIACFVPLFFITGMMGPYMEPMAANVPLTVIFSTICALTIVPWLCNMLLRGRARAEAGRQRQSETGSSATGVPEWILRSYRKVVGPFLDSRALRMTLIFLVLALLAIAVSLALLRMVPLKILPFDNRNEFQVVVDMPEGTPLETTDAVLRDMAVYLAELPEATSILTFVGTASPMDFNGMVRRYYSREGGHLGDIRVNLTPKSERDTQSHEIVLAVRRGLEDIARHWSASLKIVEIPPGPPVMATLVAEIYGKPEQSYEQLFAGAVQVRELMEEMEFVVDVDDSRTAPRQRLTFVPDREKAALHGISARELLHALHLAVGGASVAAIHSPHERQTLPVRVIMPRELRSSVADLEALYVRGADGVMLPLGELGTFFWEMEEQPILHKNLRQVVYVTAETVGLPPAEAVLDLQAKLRASPLPQGLSAVWNGEGEWKITVDVFRDLGLAFGAAMVGIYLLLVVQTGSLALPLLIMTAIPLTLMGIMPGFWLLNLLTGREVQGFADPVFFTATAMIGMIALGGIVIRNSLVLIDFIRAAVARGQEFRDAVLQSGAIRLQPIVLTALTTALGVWPITLDPVFSGLAWALIFGLIASTAFTLILIPVAYYVLFKPADETTASR
- a CDS encoding efflux RND transporter periplasmic adaptor subunit, which encodes MINQISKKNFRLVMLVLLPAVVVLAGLWLFRGNGQDLAPSQTAPRRTALPEGAQTVLISRVPTPAWVEAVGVIRPVGEMTISAQIQAMAMEVLVRSGQEVRRGELLLTLDDRELRARLAQGRHETEALESAMEEAEMALEAARAGLDLASAEYERISALHDKGASATSELDHSRTRFLQARAEAGQAEQALSGLRAQLRRAGQLVEELLVALGHTRINASQDGTIAQRNVEPGDVVRPGQTLFLLLSRQMHLEVQVPERFHESMATGSVLTARVDVIDREFETVVAELEPSATADSRTFLVKLSLERAPPETVARIQPGMFGRVQIPLSDKQTILIPREAILRVGQLEMAAVVHEGGVYSLRHLRLGRPWGDMIEVLSGLEGGETVWLHPIQRQ
- a CDS encoding ArsR/SmtB family transcription factor, which codes for MTNDQTLAQCCKALGHPARVAILRHLLKVNRCVCGNLVDLLPLAQSTVSQHLKKLKEAGLIRGEIEGPRICYCVDRARVAQLMSLITELEAS
- the hgcB gene encoding mercury methylation ferredoxin HgcB, which codes for MKRYRHLQNVATLLYNEDKCVGCGLCATVCPHRIFVLCNGKAAVMDREACMECGACALNCPTEAITVTPGVGCASYIIQTWLPRKRSKGC
- a CDS encoding ATP-grasp domain-containing protein; this translates as MKISQPTTPLKVDVALLTERRYAGNYTTQDDWYLGNILRDDELLQDALARIGLSSIRVDWSRTDVDWSLFRCAVFRTTWDYFDRITEFCTWLRRVQSQTRLCNTPEIIWWNLDKHYLVDLASRNVPVVPFRLLEPGAAPSLREVLDAAGWDEAVLKPCISGGARHTYRLNRETADTVQTLVQPHLDAETFLLQPFIKDIIHTGEDTVMVINGRVTHAVRKVPKAGDFRVQDDYGGTVHLLDPSPEHIELAERAMAACNPYPSYGRVDMVRCEDGRLAVMELELIEPELWLRHHPQAADNFALAIAQHLADPDARRR
- a CDS encoding endonuclease/exonuclease/phosphatase family protein, with translation MSIIPEGKALHFFCRVALGLLSLALVFGTAVPLLRSDAWWIRIFDFPRIQIAVLIGLTLAGYAALRYFGRLRPWEHALAAVVGLALVWQLISIAPYTALYPTQMSDSRAEDDSNRISLLVYNVLYDNREVGALRDLIRKTDPDLILLSEPTQWWLEQLDGLEDDYPYTIRQPQENHYGKLLYSRLELVDPEIRFLIEPEIPSLRSQVRLRSGTLVTLYGVHPRPPGLKRHDEGEDGEREDSDMRDAELLLVAKEVKKLGDVPVIVAGDFNDVAWSHTTHLFQRIGGLLDPRVGRGLFNTFDARSRLLRFPLDHVFASEHFRLVELRRLPDIGSDHFPFFVVLDYDPAASVAHEEPRPDAGDEQEAAEAIDKGKSND